The following coding sequences are from one Eleginops maclovinus isolate JMC-PN-2008 ecotype Puerto Natales chromosome 11, JC_Emac_rtc_rv5, whole genome shotgun sequence window:
- the pknox2 gene encoding homeobox protein PKNOX2: protein MMQHVSPAPAVTMMATQSVPPPSYQESQQMTGTTQQNTKTPQVHIPAATAAGNTSVSVTLDPQAQLESDKRAVYRHPLFPLLALLFEKCEQATQGSECITSASFDVDIENFVHQQEREHKPFFSEDPELDNLMVKAIQVLRIHLLELEKVNELCKDFCNRYITCLKTKMHSDNLLRNDLGGPYSPSNTSLNMQQELIQTSSPSMTSVSSSVNPSGILVSAGGLQQGNVTMTTINSQVVSGGTLYQPVAMVTSQGQVLTQALPPGTIQIQNSQLNVDLSSLLDSEDKKSKNKRGVLPKHATNIMRSWLFQHLMHPYPTEDEKRQIAGQTNLTLLQVNNWFINARRRILQPMLDASNPDPAPKAKKMKSQHRPTQRFWPDSIVAGVLQAHRSGNNSDNPLSMDSLQSLSSDSATLAMQQAMLAADDSMDGTEEDDEEEEEEEEEEGMEEEEEEEEGDGDEENDRGRQMSSGGGGRRDLLMEHREDLE from the exons ATGATGCAACATGTGTCCCCAGCACCTGCAGTGACAATGATGGCCACCCAGAGCGTTCCTCCACCATCGTACCAGGAGAGCCAACAG ATGACGGGCACCACTCAGCAGAACACCAAGACCCCACAGGTCCACATCCCAGCAGCCACTGCAGCAGGAAACACCTCTGTCAGCGTGACCCTCGACCCCCAGGCCCAGCTTGAGTCTGACAAGAGGGCTGTCTACAG ACATCCGTTGTTCCCCCTGCTGGCATTGCTGTTTGAGAAGTGTGAGCAGGCCACGCAGGGCTCTGAATGCATCACGTCCGCCAGTTTTGATGTGGACATTGAAAACTTTGTGCATCAGCAGGAGCGAGAACACAAACCCTTCTTCAGCGAGGACCCAGAGCTGGACAACCTG ATGGTAAAGGCCATCCAGGTGTTGCGAATCCACCTATTAGAGTTAGAGAAGGTCAATGAGCTCTGTAAAGACTTCTGCAACCGTTACATCACCTGCCTCAAGACCAAGATGCACAGCGACAACCTCCTGCGCAACGACCTGGGAGGCCCCTACTCTCCGTCCAACACCAGCCTCAACATGCAGCAG GAACTAATTCAGACCTCCTCTCCATCCATGACCTCTGTCTCCAGCTCTGTTAACCCTTCAGGGATACTGGTGTCTGCTGGGGGTCTGCAACAGGGCAATGTTACCATGACTACCATCAACTCCCAAGTGGTATCGG GTGGGACCCTGTACCAGCCGGTTGCCATGGTGACATCGCAAGGGCAAGTGTTAACGCAGGCGCTGCCGCCGGGAACCATCCAGATCCAGAACTCACAG CTAAACGTGGACCTGTCCTCCCTGTTGGACAGCGAAGACAAGAAGTCCAAGAATAAGAGGGGAGTCCTGCCCAAGCACGCCACCAACATCATGCGCTCCTGGCTCTTCCAGCATCTCATG CACCCGTACCCAACAGAAGATGAGAAAAGGCAGATCGCAGGACAAACAAATCTCACCCTTCTGCAAGTCAACAACTG GTTCATTAACGCTCGGCGGCGGATTCTGCAGCCCATGTTGGACGCCAGTAACCCCGACCCCGCCCCTAAAGCCAAGAAGATGAAGTCCCAGCACCGCCCCACTCAGCGCTTCTGGCCCGACTCCATCGTGGCCGGAGTTCTGCAGGCACACAGATCAGGAAACAACTCAGACA ACCCGCTGAGTATGGACAGTCTCCAGTCCCTGTCCTCAGACTCGGCCACCCTGGCCATGCAGCAGGCCATGCTGGCAGCAGACGACTCCATGGACGGCACCGAGGAGgatgacgaggaggaagaggaggaagaagaggaggaaggaatggaagaggaagaggaggaggaggaaggagatggAGACGAGGAGAATGACAGGGGAAGGCAAATGTCCAGCGGGGGAGGGGGGCGGAGAGACCTGCTCATGGAGCACAGAGAGGACCTAGAGTAG